The nucleotide window GAAACGAGTCAAAAATAAAAGTTCTAGCAATGTATGTTTCTAAAAGCCATGTGGGTATATACGGGCtattagggtctgtttggtatggtgTAATGGAATACATGAGGGTATAGAATGGGGGAGGTAATGGAATGAACaaatgaatgaaatggatcattacaTTCCACAGTCTTGTTTGGTTACAGTGCAGGAAAGGAATAAATCATTACCTTGTTTTGTTTGGTAGGTAAGAAAAGAGGAATGAATTAAATCGGCGATGGGTGGTGGCAGTGATCGGTGACGGCTAGTGGTGGTGGCAACGATGGAtggcggtggtcggtggtagCGGTGGTCGGTTGGTGACGGTTGTTAGCGGTGGTAGCGGCGATGGTCGTGGTTGGCGGTGGTCTGCGGTGGCAGCTGGCGACGATGGTGGTGGCgacgacggtgggtggtggtggtggacacTCGACGGTCGCGGGTGGAGGCCacggaggatggtggtggtggtcggcggaggGTGGCGGTAATGGTCGGGGTGGCGGTTGTCGGTGGttgcgggtggcggcgatggtggtgACGACGACGGTGGTGGCGACgacgacggtgggtggtggtggttgacgGTAGCGGTAGGTGGCCGCGGAGGTTAGTAGTGGTTGCTGGCGGAGGGTGGCTGTAGTGGTAGGTGGTGGCCggtggcggcgatggtggtcGACGGTGGTGGCGACTGGTGGTGGGGGCGACGAcgacgatgggtggtggtggtggacggtagCGGA belongs to Helianthus annuus cultivar XRQ/B chromosome 5, HanXRQr2.0-SUNRISE, whole genome shotgun sequence and includes:
- the LOC110923767 gene encoding extensin-like → MVQFPHTGIGFLVFPEYTGRYPNMDVEGQDLGYGATGLAYVTNTAHHLHHQPPPPAVVTTRHQPTPTTTTVLRRHRRHRCPPPPPSTTIAATHHRKPLPPRPLPPLYSDHHHHPLLPPSATVHHHHPSSSSPPPPVATTVDHHRRHRPPPTTTATLRQQPLLTSAATYRYRQPPPPTVVVATTVVVTTIAATRNHRQPPPRPLPPPSADHHHHPPWPPPATVECPPPPPTVVATTIVASCHRRPPPTTTIAATTANNRHQPTTATTDHRHPSLPPPLAVTDHCHHPSPI